The genome window CAGCATTTTGCCAAAAAATGCTAGCCTACATGTCCAAGTGGTCGGTCATAGCGTTGAGGAAATGCTAGCCGATGCCCACACAATTTTAGAAAAAATTGACCCCGAAACTTACATTAAAGTTCCAACTTCTGAAGATGGACTTAAGGTCATCAAACTTTTGAAAGCTGAAAATATCAATGTAACTGCGACTGCTATCTACACGAAATTCCAAGGATATTTAGCAATTGCAGCTGGCGCTGACTACATTGCTCCTTATTACAATCGTATGCAGAACATGAATATTGACGCAGCTGATGCCATTGCCAATTTTGCAAATTTGATCGCCGAAAACAATTCTCACACCAAAATCTTGGCTGCCAGTTTCCACAATGTTAACCAAGTTACCGAAGCTTTTGAAAACGGCGCCCAAGCAGCCACGATGGGCGTTGATATCGTTGAAGCTGCTTTAGAAATGCCAGCTATTCATCAAGCGGTCAACGATTTTACAAATGACTGGGAAGATATCTTTGGAGCTGGATCGACTGTTGCTAAAATTTAGTTAAACAAAAACCCCGCACGGTAAATGTGGGGTTTTAATTTGCCTCAATTAAGCTGTAAATCATTTAAATCTTGTCGTAAACGTTCAATTGGAATTTGGCCGGGAGCAGAAGCAGTTCCAACAGTTGCAAAAGTTACAGTTGAACCAAATACTTCACCAGCAATGCGGGAAACTTTCCCAAGATCCCCCATTGACATGGTAATCAGTGGACGATTAGCGATCTTTGAAGTTTCTTTAGTTGCGCTCATTAAAGTTAGTACGTCGGCTGGCGTCTCGGGCATGACCGCAATTTTTGCGACGTCGGCTCCCAGTTCGATCATACCTAAAAGGCGTTCTTTAATATCTTTGGCACAAGGAGTTTTCGCAAAATCATGATTGCTCATTATTACAGCGACGTTGTCTTGGTGAGCAAGCTGCACGATTTGTTTTACAATATCTTCTTGGTAAAATCGCTCAACGTCAATTGCATCAGTAAACTTCCCTTGCAAAACAGTTTGACAAATTTCAGCGTAATCCTCTACGTGAGCTAGTTCTAGCTGTCCACCTTCATTTTTAGTTCTAAAAGTTGTGATGAGCGCGATGTCGCCAATGGTTTGACGCAATTCTTGACCGACGGATTGCAGCGCATTAAATTGATCAAAATAGTCAACGCGCCACTCAATTAAATCTGGTTGAGCTTCTTTTGCTTTTGTAGCTTGCGTGATGATTTCTGCTTTATTGGCGCCAGTAATTGGAACCGCAATTTTAGGTCGTCCAACACCTAAAGTAATATTTCTGATTTTTGTTTCTGCCAAAATTATTCCTCACTAAATAATAAATCATGAATATATTCAACTGGCATCGCCTGATCAGTCCAAAGTTTAAAAGCTTCGGCACCTTGTTTAAGCATCATCGACAGGCCGTTATAGACATGCTTTACTCCAGCATTTTGAGCAACACTCATAAGTTTAGTAGTTCTTGGAGCATAGACTGTGTCATAGACAATCATATCTTTTTTAAACCAACTTGGATCGTTAACCAAGCTCTGGTTTTCTAACGGTTTCATCCCAATTCCAGTGGAATCGCAATAAATTGCACCATCTTGAATTTCATTTTTAAAATCAGCTTCATTTTCTAGCTCGTGTAAAGTAGCTTTACAATTAGTCCTCTTATTAATTACATCGACGTTACGCTTAGCGTTTTCCCATAATTCATCGTGACAATTAAAAATAGAAATTTCTTTCACGCCATCAATTGCTGCTTGAATAGCAATCGCTGTTCCTGCCCCACCAGCACCAGCCAAAGTCATTTTTTCGCCAATGATATCAAGATTGTCATCTTTTAAGGATTGCATAAATCCAGTGCCATCAGTATTATAGCCTGTTAAAATTCCGTGATCGTTTACGATTGTATTGACCGCACCCACCATTTCGGCTGCTGGATCTAATTTATCTAATAGCGAAATGACCTTTTGTTTATTGGGCATTGAGACATTTGAGCCACGCATATTTAGCGTACGAATAGCATCAATTGCCTGAGGCAAGTTATCGTTAGTTACTTCAAAAGCTAAATACGCGTAGTTTAATCCCATCTTAGCAAAAGCATTGTTGTGCATGGTTGGGGACATAGAATGTCTAATCGGATATGCCATCAAACCAATCAAAACTGTATGTCCGTCGATTCGTTCGTTCATTGATAAATCCTTTCTATTAATCGCTAAATAATAATTCGCGAATATATTCAACTGGCATATTCTGCCCTGTCCAAAGTTTAAAAGCTTCGGCGCCTTGTTCTAAAATCATTCCCAGTCCATTGTAGACATGCTTTACTCCAGCCGCTTGAGCCACTTCCATTAACTTTGTTGTCCGAGGTGAATAAATAATATCGTAGACAATCATATCTTTTCTAAACCAGTCGGGATTACTAACCAACGTCTGGCCTTCTAACGGATTCATCCCGACTCCGGTGGCGTTACAGTAAATTGTGCAGTCTTTGATTTCTTTTTGGAGCGCCGATTGATCTTCTAAAGCATATAAAGTAGCCTTACAATTGGTTCGATCATTTATTATATTTACATTTCGCTTAGCATTTTCCCAGGAAGCTCCGTGCCGATTAAAAATCGAAATTTCTTTTACTCCATCAATTGCTGCCTGAATTGCAATTGCAGTTCCAGCCCCGCCAGCACCCGCAATGGTCATCTTTTCCCCGATGATATTTAAATTTTCGTCTTTTAATGACTGCATAAAACCAGTGCCATCAGTAACATAACCCGTTAGAGTCCCATGATCATTGACGATTGTATTAACAGCTCCCACCATTTCGGCAGTCGGATCCAACTTATCTAAAAGCGGAATTACCTTTTGTTTATTTGGCATTGAGATATTTGACCCTCGCATCTCAAGAGTACGAATAGCATCAATTGCCTGTGGTAAATTATCGTTAGTTACCTCAAAAGCTAAATACGCATAGTTTAATCCTAGTTTGGCAAAAGCGTTATTATGCATGGTTGGTGACATGGAGTGTCTAATTGGGTATGCCATTAATCCAATTAAAATTGTGTGTCCGTCGATTCGTTCGTTCATTTATCGGTCCTTTCTGAGTAACCATTCTTTAATTTGCTGCATAATCTGCAGTGGGGTTAAGGAATCTGTTTTGATAGTTAAATCAGCGATTTTTTCGTATTGGGAAAATCGCTTTTCTTTTAGTTTTAATAGTCCGTCTTGGTTTAAATCCTTAATTAATGGTCTGCTGGTATCATTTTTAAGATGATTTATCGTAGCTTGATTACTGGCTGCCAACCAAATGATCGGCGCTTTGCTGGATAGTAATAGGGACACGTTAGCGGGGATTGTTGGAGTCCCGCCGCCGGTTGATAAAATCCCGGGAAGCTTTAAAGCTTTGCTTAGAATTTGTTGTTCTAATTTTCGAAAGTGAGCTTCACCATGTTTTGCAAAAATTTCAGAAATAGATTGTCCCGCTTCTTCGACGATTAAATTATCTAAATCAATATGCTTTGTTTTCAATTGTTCAGCAAGCAGTCGACCGACAGTCGTTTTGCCGCTTCCCATAAATCCAATCAAAATTGCTTGCATCTTAACTCCTCCTAACAATTTGGTAACCTGCTTTTTGCAGGATTAAATCAGCTTTGTTTTGCGTAGCTAAATCGCCAAATGTTAACTGCAAAACTCCGTCAATTTCTTCACGTATTTCTAGAATATTAATATTAATTAAATTTAAGTTCTCTTCTGATAAAAGGGTAGTAATTTTGGCGATGGCTCCAGTTCGATCTGGGATATTTAAAAATAGATCAAAGAAATTAGGTAAACTTCCCATTTGTTCGGGACCTAAATGATCGCGAGTGATTTTGGCAGCAGTAAAAAATTCTTTAAGGGTTGTTAAATCTTGAGCTGTTAAAGCTCCTTTTAAATCAGAAAGTTCATCAATATAATCCTGCAGTTGTTTTACTAAAATGTTGGAATTAGAAGCTAGAATGTCAGTCCACATTTTGGGATCTGAGCTTGCAATCCGCGTGATGCTTTTAAATCCACCGGCGGCTAACCTTAATCCGAGAGGGAAATCTGCAAGTGTCACTTGGGTTTCATTCACCAAAGCCGCTGCGACAATATGTGGTAAGTGACTGATCTGTCCGACAATTTGGTCATGTTCCTTAGAATTAATGATTAACCATTTTACGAGAGCTGCAGAAAGTAATTCTTGTAAACTATTAACAGCGCCTTCGGGAGCGTTACCTGGAACTAAAAAGTAAAAGGCATTTTCAAACAAATTAGCTCTGCCGGCAATTATGTGATCCTGCCATTGGATGACCGCCAATAAAGGTTATTCCTTTTTGCTGAAGAGGTAATGCAGCTACCATAATATTATCTTTAGTGCTTCCGACATCGGTAACGATAACATTAGGTTTAAGCTTAAGTTCAGCCAACTTTGCTAAATCTTTAATGATCGTCTGAACGGGGCAGGCTAAAATAATGACATCGGCTTTTGGAGCTACTACAAGAAAATCGGTTGAGATTTCATCAACTAGTCCATGGCGTGAGGCGTAGTTTAAGCTGTCTTGATTAAGATCCATGCCAATTATATTAGCTGCCGGATGATTTTCTTTAATTGCGAGAGCTAGTGAACTGCCAATCAGACCCAACCCTTTAATTAGAATCTGCATCTTCAATCTCCTTTAGGTCTTCGAAAAATTGAGGATAAGAAATACTAATGGCATCTTCATTTTCTAAAGCAAGGGGTTCTTTTATTCTCAAAGCTGCAATGGCTAACATCATTCCAATCCGATGGTCGCCGTGACTATCTAATTTTGAATTCTTAATCTGCCATTCATCTCGACCGTCGATAATAAATCCGTCTGTAAGCTCAGTAATTTTAATTCCCAGTTTTTGTAATTCAGTGACAATAGTTGAGATGCGGTCGGTTTCTTTTACTCTTAATTCAAGAGCTCCCGTAACTTCACTCACACCGTTTGCAGCAGCAGCTAAAAGAGCAACTAATGGTAATTCATCTATTACGTCCGGGATATCTTTCGAGGTAATTTTAATTGGTTTTAACTGCGCACTTTCAATTTCAAGATCGGCAGTCGGCTCGCCGTCGGTTTGAGAACGATTAGTGATTTTAACTTTTCCGCCCATTTTTTCTAAAATATTTAATAAACCGGTACGAGTTGGATTAATTCCGACATTTAAAATTGTGATTTTAGAGTTAGGAATAATACTAGCAGCTGTAATAAAGAAAGCTGCTGAAGACATGTCACCTGGAATTGTCAAATCTTGTCCGACTAGATGAGGGTGGGGATCGACAGTAATCGTGTAACCGTCATCGCTTGTAGTTATGCTAGCTCCAAATTTATTAAGTAAGCGTTCAGTATGATCGCGGGTCGGCAGGAATTCTTTAATTGTACTTTTTTCATCTGCCTGTAAGGCTGCAAAAATGAGGGCACTCTTAACTTGTGCGCTTGCAACCGTCATTTGGTAATCAATAGAGTGTAACTTCTGACCAGTGATGGTCATTGGTAAATGCCCGTCAGTTAATTCAATTTTGGCGCCCATCTCTTGAAGGGGTGTTTGGACTCGCCCCATCGGTCTTTTGCTTAGTGAGGAGTCACCGATTAAAGTGGAAGTAAATGATTGTCCTGCTAAAAGACCAGCTAGAAGTCGAGTTGCAGTGCCTGCATTTCCCATGTCTAAGCTCTTTGTGGGTCTTTTTAATCCAGTTAATCCCTGACCCTCGATTGTAACGAAATCATTTTTGCGGGTAATGGGGACCCCGAGATCTTTTAGGGCATTTAAAGTCGATAAGCAGTCATCGGCAGCTAGGAAATGATGCAATTGGGTCGTGCCGCTACTTAAGGCTCCGAGAATTAGCCCACGGTGAGAGATGCTTTTATCACCGGGAACACTAATTACTCCATGAAGTCCATTTTTAGAAAAAGAATTTAATTTCATAATTTCACCTAATTAATTTGATATAAACACCACACCATTGAGGGAGAAAAGCTTTTAATAACAGTCTCATGAGTGGTTAATTTAATATTTTTGGTATTTGTTAAGACATATGCAGCCTGATTTTCTTGGTAAGCCTGATAGGCTAAATATTTACTAGGGGTAGTTATAACTGATACGTCTTTAATCGTGTTTTTTAAAAGCTCAGCAGTGGCAGCGTGAGTATAGCCAATCTTATTTGCTGCATTGAGCCGTTTGACCACAACCAGTGGATCTAGC of Xylocopilactobacillus apicola contains these proteins:
- a CDS encoding fructose-6-phosphate aldolase, with the protein product MEFLLDTIHIPDIERFAGFLPLAGVTSNPTIVKKEGHVDFFSHMKQIRSILPKNASLHVQVVGHSVEEMLADAHTILEKIDPETYIKVPTSEDGLKVIKLLKAENINVTATAIYTKFQGYLAIAAGADYIAPYYNRMQNMNIDAADAIANFANLIAENNSHTKILAASFHNVNQVTEAFENGAQAATMGVDIVEAALEMPAIHQAVNDFTNDWEDIFGAGSTVAKI
- the aroD gene encoding type I 3-dehydroquinate dehydratase; this encodes MLAETKIRNITLGVGRPKIAVPITGANKAEIITQATKAKEAQPDLIEWRVDYFDQFNALQSVGQELRQTIGDIALITTFRTKNEGGQLELAHVEDYAEICQTVLQGKFTDAIDVERFYQEDIVKQIVQLAHQDNVAVIMSNHDFAKTPCAKDIKERLLGMIELGADVAKIAVMPETPADVLTLMSATKETSKIANRPLITMSMGDLGKVSRIAGEVFGSTVTFATVGTASAPGQIPIERLRQDLNDLQLN
- a CDS encoding shikimate dehydrogenase, encoding MNERIDGHTVLIGLMAYPIRHSMSPTMHNNAFAKMGLNYAYLAFEVTNDNLPQAIDAIRTLNMRGSNVSMPNKQKVISLLDKLDPAAEMVGAVNTIVNDHGILTGYNTDGTGFMQSLKDDNLDIIGEKMTLAGAGGAGTAIAIQAAIDGVKEISIFNCHDELWENAKRNVDVINKRTNCKATLHELENEADFKNEIQDGAIYCDSTGIGMKPLENQSLVNDPSWFKKDMIVYDTVYAPRTTKLMSVAQNAGVKHVYNGLSMMLKQGAEAFKLWTDQAMPVEYIHDLLFSEE
- a CDS encoding shikimate dehydrogenase, producing the protein MNERIDGHTILIGLMAYPIRHSMSPTMHNNAFAKLGLNYAYLAFEVTNDNLPQAIDAIRTLEMRGSNISMPNKQKVIPLLDKLDPTAEMVGAVNTIVNDHGTLTGYVTDGTGFMQSLKDENLNIIGEKMTIAGAGGAGTAIAIQAAIDGVKEISIFNRHGASWENAKRNVNIINDRTNCKATLYALEDQSALQKEIKDCTIYCNATGVGMNPLEGQTLVSNPDWFRKDMIVYDIIYSPRTTKLMEVAQAAGVKHVYNGLGMILEQGAEAFKLWTGQNMPVEYIRELLFSD
- a CDS encoding shikimate kinase, producing the protein MQAILIGFMGSGKTTVGRLLAEQLKTKHIDLDNLIVEEAGQSISEIFAKHGEAHFRKLEQQILSKALKLPGILSTGGGTPTIPANVSLLLSSKAPIIWLAASNQATINHLKNDTSRPLIKDLNQDGLLKLKEKRFSQYEKIADLTIKTDSLTPLQIMQQIKEWLLRKDR
- the aroA gene encoding 3-phosphoshikimate 1-carboxyvinyltransferase — translated: MKLNSFSKNGLHGVISVPGDKSISHRGLILGALSSGTTQLHHFLAADDCLSTLNALKDLGVPITRKNDFVTIEGQGLTGLKRPTKSLDMGNAGTATRLLAGLLAGQSFTSTLIGDSSLSKRPMGRVQTPLQEMGAKIELTDGHLPMTITGQKLHSIDYQMTVASAQVKSALIFAALQADEKSTIKEFLPTRDHTERLLNKFGASITTSDDGYTITVDPHPHLVGQDLTIPGDMSSAAFFITAASIIPNSKITILNVGINPTRTGLLNILEKMGGKVKITNRSQTDGEPTADLEIESAQLKPIKITSKDIPDVIDELPLVALLAAAANGVSEVTGALELRVKETDRISTIVTELQKLGIKITELTDGFIIDGRDEWQIKNSKLDSHGDHRIGMMLAIAALRIKEPLALENEDAISISYPQFFEDLKEIEDADSN
- a CDS encoding amino acid biosynthesis protein — translated: MNIHTLGPCDTDSYAAAADYNARYQNNLAQIICHESFEEILANLADFSKEYLIIPTAFKSNSLHASWGDIHYTLLDQMNLLTSFITKLDPLVVVKRLNAANKIGYTHAATAELLKNTIKDVSVITTPSKYLAYQAYQENQAAYVLTNTKNIKLTTHETVIKSFSPSMVWCLYQIN